ACGATTGCTGTCGCGACCATTCAGCGTCACCGAATAAAGACCGGGATCCCGATCGTACCATTCGTAGTCATCGCTGTCCGTATTCTTGTCCTGACGAATGCCACTGATATAGACGGCCAGGCTTTCACTCGTGAGGTTATTCACGATCACTGTTCCCTGACCGGACGGAGCGTCATGATCAAATTCGTCATCATCGTTCTCACATCCGGCAAAAAACAACCCTGCGACCAGCAGCATGGCAGCGCACCATCTTTTCCACAATACATGCACGTCCCCGCGTTGCTGAACCCGATCCTGTTTATTCATTTCTGGCTCCTCCTATCCTAATTTTAGACATCAATCTTCTTTACCAGCCGCATACGGTTTCTCAGATCTGGAAGGCGCTGATAATCAATATCATCCATCATACAGAACATCAGATAAAGTCCCGCACCGCGTGTCTGATCGGTATTTAGCCAGTGATCAGGAAATTCATGCCGAACACTGCGATCAAAATTAAACGCGGGGCCCGAATCTACGATATCAACGACAAACTGCCTGCCGTCACAGTTCATATGAATTTCCACAGGCGGATGCGGCTCCATCCCGTCATACCCATGCTCAATGACGTTAGTGCATGCCTCGTCAACCGCCACTTCAATTTTATCGATATAATCCGGATGAATACCGATTTTCAAACCCACTTCCTTAACGACCATACGTATCAGCGACAGCGATTTCAGATCACCGGGAACAATCAGTTCATAGGGTGTGATTTGCGCAGACGATTTCATAAAAATCCATTCTATCTGTTTGCGGACAGCATGTTAAGGGCTTCTTCCCTCGTGGCAAAGATCTGGAAAATATTCGACAGACCTAAAATATCAAGAATACTGTTTATCTGTTTCGATGTATTGCAGAGAGCAAAAATGCGCCCTTTCGTCCGATTTTTTTTGTAGTAACACGACAGCAGTCCGAACACCTGACTGCTGGCATAAGTAATGTCCTGACAATCAAGAAGGACATCATAATCTCCTTCATGAAAAAACGGATCCATCTGCGCCCTGAACAAGGCTAGATTCGAAGCATCCAGCCCCCCGGCACAGGAAACAGTGGTCAAACCAGATGCATCGTCCGTATCGACATGCAGTTGCAACATTGCATCAATCATAAGTAAATCCCTTCATAATTCACTGGATTCGGGAAAAAAATCGCGCGCACGCAATAAAGAAAAAATTAATACGGTACATCCCGGATGTCCAGTCTGAAGATATGGCTGACGTTGGTTAAATAATCCGGCCCGTCATGTAATAACTTGTGCACGCAAACAATCCATGCTACTCATTGAACCGAAAACTGACCGCACTGTAATCCACTGAAATGGGAGCTGTTTATATGGCGAAAGAAGTCGCGAAATCTGCCAGAGGAGAGGCCAACGCCGATATATCCATTCCACCAATTCCCCCGTTTATTCAGAAGGTAATCCCTCTTTCCGCAGTTGCGGTTGTTATCGGAGCCGCCCTGCTCATGATCCCCCGCTCTCTGGCAACGGATGCCGCTGTCCTGGCTGTACTTGTCGGAATGGGATGTATTACGGGTTTTATGAAACGACTGTTCGGGGTACAGCGTGACCGGTTAATCAGACAGGGAAAAGCGCAACATGCGGCGATGACCTCACGTCATTATCAA
This window of the Spartobacteria bacterium genome carries:
- a CDS encoding ATP-binding protein encodes the protein MKSSAQITPYELIVPGDLKSLSLIRMVVKEVGLKIGIHPDYIDKIEVAVDEACTNVIEHGYDGMEPHPPVEIHMNCDGRQFVVDIVDSGPAFNFDRSVRHEFPDHWLNTDQTRGAGLYLMFCMMDDIDYQRLPDLRNRMRLVKKIDV
- a CDS encoding anti-sigma factor antagonist; its protein translation is MIDAMLQLHVDTDDASGLTTVSCAGGLDASNLALFRAQMDPFFHEGDYDVLLDCQDITYASSQVFGLLSCYYKKNRTKGRIFALCNTSKQINSILDILGLSNIFQIFATREEALNMLSANR